The Bacteroides ovatus genomic interval GAAGCGTCGTAATGCATCGAAATAATAGAACGTATATCGGCCGCCTCCACATTCAAGTCATATTCATAATCTGTAAACTCTCCGGTAAACAGGTTTAAAGTCTGCAAACCGGCATAGGTTCCGATATACAGGAGACTATCATTAGCTTGCGTCACATGACGCACATTATTATGGTTAATCGTATTTTCAGCTACCTTATTATGCTTGAAATGAGTAAATTTTCCATCTTCATCCAACCGTATGAGCCCTCTGTTTCTGGTAGCTATCCAGATACTCCCGTTTCTGTCTTCCGTTATTGAATTGACAGCTCCCACATCCATACGCCGGGTGATATGTGCAGACTGGTCGATGCAGTATACACCTTTCGAAGAAGTACCCACCACCACTGTCTGATTCTGACGAACCATGAGACTGTTCATCAATACATCCTCCTCATCTGAAGGAAATGAAAAGAATAACTCGGGCGCCTGGTCGAGGTTGCGATAACGGTAGATTTCCTTTCCGGTAGCTATCCATAATGCATCGTGCGCATAACAGATTCCCGCAACTTCTCCTTCACGCAACACCCTAAAACGATTCAAACGCATATCATAAAGAGTCACGCTCTGCAAACTGCGGATAAAGAGCAATCCGGCTTTATTTCCGCAAACCTGCCTGATATTATTGATATTGATGGAATAAGGATTAGCGTTATCCGGTTTGAATACTTCAAACTTACGTCCGTCAAATCGATTCAGCCCGTCTTGAGTCCCGATCCACAAAAATCCGAATTCATCCTGATAGAAACAATTGACCGTTTGATGAGAAAGTCCCTGCCTTACGTCCTTAAAGCGCATATTGATATCCTTCGTCACATTTGCCATGCAACAAAGTCCCGATATGAACAGGCAATAAACAACAAGAAATTTAGCTTTGGCCATCTGTGTTTTTCGATAATTCAGATGCAATATTCGGGAAAATCCAAGATATATGCAAGCGTTTATTCAAAAACCTGATTGCCTATTGCCTGCAGACTATTACTCGGGAGGCGTATAACTAATCTCCCTACCGAATAAAATTAATCATCTAACGGTTAATTCTTTTTCGTCTGACTATAGTCAGACGAAAGTTCAACTATAGTTAGACGTAAGTTTAACAGTAGTCAGACGCAAGTTTGACTATAGTCAGACGATTAATTTTATGCATAAACAAGATTAGTTATCTCTTTACCAAGAAATAGTTTTTTGCATACGAAAGATTAAATTATACTATCAACCGCCTAAACACTTGTTTATCATTGGTGAACTGCGTACTTTTGCACGCCATTAAAAAAAGCAAAACAATGACTAACAAAACCAAAGGTTTTATCTATGGAGCGATTGCCGCTGCGAGCTACGGTATGAATCCTCTTTTTGCACTTCCGCTCTATGCAGCCGGAATGAGTGTCGATACCGTTTTATTCTACCGGTACTTCTTTGCGACAATCGTATTGGGTATTCTAATGAAAATGCAGCATCAGTCTTTTGCACTTCATAAGGCAGACGTTTTGCCCTTAGTCATTATGGGGCTGTTATTCTCTTTTTCATCACTGCTTTTGTTTATGAGCTATAATTATATGGATGCCGGAATTGCTTCAACGATTCTGTTTGTTTATCCGGTGATGGTAGCTGTCATTATGGGAATATTCTTCAAGGAAAAGATTTCCGCCATTACCGTTTTCTCCATCCTGCTGGCACTTTCAGGCATTGCCTTGCTTTATCAGGGAGACGGCAACAAACCGCTATCGACTTTGGGAATTATCTTTGTTCTGTTGTCTTCTCTCTCTTATGCTATATATATAGTAGGTGTAAACCGTTCGACATTGAAAAACCTGCCGACCACGAAACTTACCTTCTATGCCATTTTGTTCGGACTATCGGTTTATATCGTCCGTTTAAATTTCTGTACGGAACTGCAAGTAATACCGTCTGCCTGGCTCTGGGCCGATGTACTATCACTCGCCATCCTGCCAACTGCCGTATCACTGGTCTGTACCGCACTGGCCATCCATTATATAGGCTCTACACCAACGGCAATATTGGGTGCTCTGGAACCAGTGACAGCTTTATTCTTCGGTGTTCTCCTGTTTCACGAAAAACTGACTCCCCGCTTAATGATGGGTATTTTAATGATTATCACCGCCGTTACCCTGATTATCATTGGCAAGTCACTCATAAAAAAGATGGGTATGCTGTTGCAGATGAACAAAAAATAATATACTTTTGCTACTTAATCAATCAAAATGCAATTTTAAATCTCAAAAAATATGGTAGACGTAAAGACTTGCCTTGACAATGCACAAGAAAAGATGGATATGGCCATCATGTATCTGGAAGAAGCACTGGCACATATCCGCGCCGGAAAAGCGAGTGCACGCTTATTAGATGGTATCCGCGTAGATTCTTACGGAAGTATGGTACCTATCAGCAATGTAGCAGCAATTACTACTCCGGACGCCCGCAGTATCGTAATCAAGCCTTGGGATAAAAGCATGTTCCGTGTCATCGAAAAAGCAATCATCGACTCTGACCTCGGTATCATGCCCGAAAACAATGGAGAAATGATCCGTATCGGCATCCCTCCCCTGACGGAAGAACGTCGTAAACAACTGGCAAAACAGTGTAAAGGAGAAGGCGAAACGGCTAAAGTAAGCGTACGCAACGCGCGTCGTGACGGCATCGACGCACTGAAAAAGGCCGTAAAAGACGGATTGGCAGAAGACGAGCAGAAGAATGCGGAAGCCAAACTGCAAAAAATCCATGATAAGTATATCAAACAAATCGATGATATGCTGGCTGAAAAGGATAAAGAAATTATGACCGTCTAAAAAATAATGAAGAATTAAGAATGAAGAATGAGGAATTATAATGCTGTATTATTCAGTTGAAACACAGCCTGAATTCTTCATTCTTCATTTTTAATTTATAATTTATATGAAAGGATTAGTAATCAAAAACACGGGTAGTTGGTATCAGGTGAAAACCGATGACGGACAATCTATTGAATGTAAAATCAAAGGGAATTTCCGGTTGAAGGGGATTCGCAGTACTAATCCTGTTGCAGTGGGTGATCGTGTCCGGATTATACTTAATCAGGAAGGCACTGCTTTTATCAGTGAAATAGAAGATAGAAAGAACTACATCATCCGCCGCTCGTCCAATCTTTCCAAACAATCTCATATCCTTGCTGCCAATCTCGACCAGTGTATGCTGGTGGTAACCATCAATTATCCGGAAACTTCCACTATTTTTATTGATCGCTTTCTTGCATCCGCAGAGGCCTATCGCGTCCCTGTAAAACTGGTATTTAATAAGGTAGATGCTTACGACGAAGATGAACTCCGCTATCTGGACGCACTTATCAACTTATACACACAAATCGGCTACCCTTGCTTCAAAGTTTCCGCAAAGAGCGGCACTGGAGTGGCTGAAATCAAAAAAGCACTGGAAGGCAAGATTACTTTATTTTCCGGACATTCGGGAGTCGGCAAATCGACTCTTATCAATTCCATACTGCCGGGCATAGCAGCCAAGACCGGCGAAATTTCTTCTTACCACAACAAAGGAATGCATACTACTACTTTCTCCGAAATGTTCCCTGTGGAAGGAGATGGCTATATCATCGATACTCCGGGTATCAAGGGCTTCGGCACATTCGATATGGAAGAAGAAGAGATCGGACATTATTTTCCCGAAATATTCAAAACCTCCGCCGACTGCAAATATGGCAACTGTACACATCGTCATGAACCGGGATGTGCCGTACGCAAAGCAGTGGAAGAGCACCTCATCAGCGAATCCCGTTATACCTCTTATCTCAATATGTTGGAAGATAAAGAGGAAGGAAAATATCGGGCTGCTTATTAGAAAAAATGCGAGCAGCGTGCTTATAAAACCAATGCTGTTCACACTTATAGTTATAATAGTACACACAAAAAAACAATATGAAAAAAATCTTAGTTTTATTATGTTTCATTTTATACATAATTTCCGCACATGCACAATATTGCAGTATTAAAAAAGGAAGAACTGCTTACTATGTAACAACCGAAGTAAAGGAAGGAAAAACACTGAAAGATACTATGTGCATCGCAGACGTGGTTGATAAAGGTGATCGCTTAATCATAAGAGAAGATGCTTTCGGAGAGCACTATGATTCTCTAAGTATAAAAAGTGGTATCAACAGGTTATTCTATATTTATCATAAGAGTCAAGATATGACCGAAGTTATCCTTTTGGATGGTAAATCAGAATATGAATATCAGAAATATTCTAAGAACATATATGCAGAAGGACGAATTAGCATACCTTTAAAGGATCATGTTCAGAATGGAGATGATATACCACAGTGTAATTTCTTGCAAAAATCAGGACCAATGACTATGAAAGCTTCTCTAAAAGGAAAATATAAAGGACGTGAAACCATACATACTCCTGCGGGAGATTTTGATTGCATTAAAATCTACACGGAACAAAAAGGAAAAGTCATGTTCATTTCAGAAACCGAATATTCAATAGATTGGTATGCCAAAAATATTGGGCTGGTAAAATCAGAAACTATCACTAAAAAAGGGAAAGTCATATCAACCACCCTTCTATATGCCATAAAAGAATAGTTCCCTTAAGTGTATGAGCTTATTAAATTGAAAAAGATGCATTAACTTTTTTTCTATCATTTACAGATTAAACCTTTCCAGTCAGGGAAAGTCTAATCTTCAAAGATTATATTATAATTGCCATATACAATACTAAACCATGAATAAGAAGACTAAATGGGGCATCATTATTCTTGTTGGTGCCGGGATTATCGGTGGAGGAATCTACTCACAATTACCGAAAAAAAACGACGAACTAGCAGCCGCCGACAAAGTGATGGGCGGTAATAAAAAAAGAGGGAAACAAGTTTTAAATGTAAATGCCAAGGTCATAAAACCGCAATCTCTGACAGATGAATTCACCACTACCGGTGTACTTCTGCCCGATGAAGAAGTGGATTTGTCTTTCGAAACGTCGGGAAAGATTGTAGAAATCAACTTTGAAGAAGGAACAGCCGTAAAGAAAGGCCAATTACTAGCCAAAGTGAATGACAGACAGTTGCAGGCACAATTGCAAAGGTTGATTTCGCAATTGAAACTGGCAGAAGACCGTGTATTCCGCCAGGATGCTTTATTGAAACGGGATGCTGTCAGTAAAGAAGCCTACGAACAGGTGAAAACGGATTTAGCAACTCTGAATGCCGATATAGAAATTATCAAAGCTAATATTGAACTGACAGAGCTACGTGCTCCGTTTGACGGAGTGATCGGACTTCGCCAAGTCAGTATCGGTACGTATGCGTCTCCGACCACAGTCGTTGCCAAGCTGACAAAAATCGCTCCACTGAAGGTTGAATTTTCCGTTCCGGAACGTTATGCCAAGCAAATCAAAAAGGGTACCAATCTCAATTTCAGCGTTGAAGGAACATTGGATGCTTTTGGCGCACAGGTATACGCTGTAGAATCTGCCATCGATCCGAATCTGCATCAATTTACCGCCCGTGCATTATACCCGAATGTCAATCGCACCCTACTTCCCGGCCGTTATGCCAGTGTACTGTTGAAAAAGGATGAAATACCTAATGCAATAGCCATCCCAACGGAAGCAATTGTGCCGGAAATGGGTAAAGATAAAGTCTATCTGTATAAATCAGGAAAGGCCGAACCGGTGGATATCATTACTGGTATCCGCACCGCATCTGAAGTGCAAGTGATTAGAGGATTGCACGTAGGAGACACAATCATCACTTCAGGAACATTGCAACTCCGTACCGGACTCGCCGTAACACTTGACAATATTGAAGAATGAGAATTTATGATTTATGAATTCTGATTTATGATTTATAAGCCAAATAATTTATGATTTATAAGTCAGCAAAATACAGCAAACATTCAGAAATCAGAAATCATAATTCAAAAATCAGAAATCTTCAATCCATAACTCAGAAATCATAATTCAGAAATCAGAAATCATAAATCAATGAACATCTCCGAATTAAGTATACGTCGCCCGGTATTAGCCACAGTATTAACGATTATTATCCTCCTTTTCGGATTCATCGGATACAACTATTTGGGTGTCCGCGAATATCCGTCGGTAGATAATCCGATTATTTCTGTCAGCTGCTCTTATCCGGGAGCTAATGCCGACGTTATCGAAAACCAGATAACTGAACCGTTGGAACAGAATATCAACGGTATTCCCGGTATCCGTTCTTTGTCCAGTGTGAGCCAACAGGGGCAAAGCCGTATTACAGTAGAATTTGAATTGTCCGTCGATCTGGAAACAGCGGCCAACGACGTACGTGACAAGGTTTCACGTGCCCAACGTTATCTGCCTCGCGACTGTGACCCACCGACAGTTTCAAAAGCAGATGCCGATGCCATGCCTATCTTGATGGTTGCTCTTCAGAGTGACAAACGTTCTCTGTTGGAATTAAGTGAAATAGCGGATCTGACTGTGAAAGAACAATTACAGACTATTTCTGATGTAAGTAGTGTATCTATCTGGGGAGAGAAGCGTTACTCCATGCGCCTTTGGCTCGACCCGGTAAAGA includes:
- a CDS encoding EamA family transporter is translated as MTNKTKGFIYGAIAAASYGMNPLFALPLYAAGMSVDTVLFYRYFFATIVLGILMKMQHQSFALHKADVLPLVIMGLLFSFSSLLLFMSYNYMDAGIASTILFVYPVMVAVIMGIFFKEKISAITVFSILLALSGIALLYQGDGNKPLSTLGIIFVLLSSLSYAIYIVGVNRSTLKNLPTTKLTFYAILFGLSVYIVRLNFCTELQVIPSAWLWADVLSLAILPTAVSLVCTALAIHYIGSTPTAILGALEPVTALFFGVLLFHEKLTPRLMMGILMIITAVTLIIIGKSLIKKMGMLLQMNKK
- the frr gene encoding ribosome recycling factor, with translation MVDVKTCLDNAQEKMDMAIMYLEEALAHIRAGKASARLLDGIRVDSYGSMVPISNVAAITTPDARSIVIKPWDKSMFRVIEKAIIDSDLGIMPENNGEMIRIGIPPLTEERRKQLAKQCKGEGETAKVSVRNARRDGIDALKKAVKDGLAEDEQKNAEAKLQKIHDKYIKQIDDMLAEKDKEIMTV
- the rsgA gene encoding ribosome small subunit-dependent GTPase A yields the protein MKGLVIKNTGSWYQVKTDDGQSIECKIKGNFRLKGIRSTNPVAVGDRVRIILNQEGTAFISEIEDRKNYIIRRSSNLSKQSHILAANLDQCMLVVTINYPETSTIFIDRFLASAEAYRVPVKLVFNKVDAYDEDELRYLDALINLYTQIGYPCFKVSAKSGTGVAEIKKALEGKITLFSGHSGVGKSTLINSILPGIAAKTGEISSYHNKGMHTTTFSEMFPVEGDGYIIDTPGIKGFGTFDMEEEEIGHYFPEIFKTSADCKYGNCTHRHEPGCAVRKAVEEHLISESRYTSYLNMLEDKEEGKYRAAY
- a CDS encoding efflux RND transporter periplasmic adaptor subunit, which produces MNKKTKWGIIILVGAGIIGGGIYSQLPKKNDELAAADKVMGGNKKRGKQVLNVNAKVIKPQSLTDEFTTTGVLLPDEEVDLSFETSGKIVEINFEEGTAVKKGQLLAKVNDRQLQAQLQRLISQLKLAEDRVFRQDALLKRDAVSKEAYEQVKTDLATLNADIEIIKANIELTELRAPFDGVIGLRQVSIGTYASPTTVVAKLTKIAPLKVEFSVPERYAKQIKKGTNLNFSVEGTLDAFGAQVYAVESAIDPNLHQFTARALYPNVNRTLLPGRYASVLLKKDEIPNAIAIPTEAIVPEMGKDKVYLYKSGKAEPVDIITGIRTASEVQVIRGLHVGDTIITSGTLQLRTGLAVTLDNIEE